In the genome of Raphanus sativus cultivar WK10039 chromosome 4, ASM80110v3, whole genome shotgun sequence, one region contains:
- the LOC108848485 gene encoding probable WRKY transcription factor 74, with protein MEEVEAANKAAVESCHGVLNLLSQQTNDPKSLMVETREAVIKFKRVTSLLTRGLGGQRKIKKLNNNNLYKFMSPLLPQHIYLESPVCSNSAITGSIPVLAPKPLQIVPPAAPSYGEQRPAHPPPMMLHKKMCVDKSFLELKPPSLRAVDQKPYQFVRNHQQGVYYRSNSGLNLKFHGSGGGSCYSPSVSNGSRSFVSSLSMDGSVTDYDRNSFHLIGLPPQGSDHISQHSRRTSCSGSLKCGSKSKCHCSKKRKLRVKRSIKVPAISNKIADIPPDEYSWRKYGQKPIKGSPHPRGYYKCSSVRGCPARKHVERCVDETSMLIVTYEGEHNHARMLSSQSAHT; from the exons atggaGGAAGTTGAAGCTGCAAACAAAGCAGCAGTTGAAAGCTGTCATGGAGTCTTGAATCTCTTGTCACAACAAACCAATGATCCTAAATCCCTAATGGTTGAAACAAGAGAAGCAGTTATCAAGTTCAAGAGAGTCACTTCTCTTTTGACTAGAGGGTTAGGAGGTCAAAGGAAAATCAAGAaactcaacaacaacaacctctACAAGTTTATGTCTCCTTTGTTGCCCCAACACATCTACTTGGAAAGTCCCGTTTGCAGTAATAGTGCTATAACTGGTAGCATTCCAGTTCTAGCACCAAAGCCTCTTCAGATCGTACCACCTGCTGCTCCTAGTTATGGTGAACAGAGACCGGCTCACCCTCCACCTATGATGCTTCACAAGAAAATGTGTGTTGACAAGTCGTTTCTGGAGCTAAAGCCACCGTCTCTTCGAGCTGTCGATCAAAAACCATATCAGTTTGTGCGTAACCACCAGCAAGGAGTGTACTATCGAAGCAATAGTGGTTTAAACCTAAAGTTTCATGGGTCTGGTGGTGGTAGTTGCTATTCTCCAAGTGTTTCCAACGGTTCAAGATCGTTTGTTTCATCTCTTAGTATGGATGGGAGTGTGACTGATTACGATAGAAACTCGTTTCATTTGATCGGACTACCACCTCAGGGATCTGATCATATATCGCAGCATTCAAGGAGGACAAGCTGCTCTGGTAGTTTGAAATGTGGAAGTAAGAGCAAGTGTCATTGCTCCAAGAAAAG GAAGTTGAGAGTGAAAAGATCGATCAAAGTACCTGCAATAAGTAACAAGATTGCTGATATACCTCCTGATGAATATTCATGGAGGAAATACGGACAAAAGCCAATAAAGGGTTCTCCTCATCCTAG GGGGTACTATAAATGTAGCAGCGTGAGAGGTTGTCCAGCAAGGAAGCATGTTGAACGTTGTGTAGACGAAACTTCGATGCTTATTGTGACTTACGAAGGTGAGCATAACCATGCAAGAATGCTCTCTTCCCAATCAGCTCACACCTGA
- the LOC108848486 gene encoding protein WAVE-DAMPENED 2 isoform X2 — MGREVESVNKDAANGKVHVASKIAADEDYEVKECTEEDSLSQNHRSPPNNDVKKPLDPANKNHLDEEDDSSLTSSAATSLRNAKSRAVTHGTAPRFRSAQRAEKRKEYYQKLEEKHQALEAERNELEQRQKEEQEAAIKQLRKNLKFKANPVPNFYYQGRPVKPELKKFPLTRPKSPKLNLSRRKSCGDAINSSGEDNPKSVSTQNRHSVGKTELKPVIVSGEASME, encoded by the exons ATGGGAAGAGAAGTTGAGTCGGTGAACAAAGATGCAGCCAACGGAAAGGTTCACGTGGCTTCCAAGATAGCTGCAGATGAGGATTATGAGGTTAAAGAATGCACTGAGGAGGATTCTCTCTCCCAGAATCATCGATCTCCTCCTAAT AATGATGTGAAGAAACCGTTGGACCCTGCGAACAAGAACCatttggatgaagaagatgattctTCTCTTACTTCTTC AGCTGCAACGTCGCTGAGGAATGCTAAGTCTAGAGCAGTAACTCATGGAACCGCTCCACGGTTTAGGAGTGCTCAGCGCGCTGAGAAACGCAAGGAG taCTACCAAAAGCTTGAAGAAAAACACCAAGCACTGGAAGCTGAGAGGAACGAGCTCGAACAAAGGCAAAAG GAAGAACAAGAAGCAGCCATTAAACAGCTAAGAAAAAACCTCAAGTTTAAGGCTAATCCCGTCCCTAACTTCTATTACCAAGGACGTCCCGTGAAACCAGAGCTTAAGAAG TTTCCTTTGACGCGTCCAAAGTCGCCGAAACTCAATCTCTCTAGGAGAAAGAGTTGCGGAGATGCCATTAACTCTTCTGGAGAAGATAATCCGAAGTCAGTCTCTACACAGAACCGACACAGCGTCGGCAAAACAGAGTTGAAGCCTGTGATTGTGAGTGGAGAAGCTTCCATGGAGTAA
- the LOC108848486 gene encoding protein WAVE-DAMPENED 2 isoform X1, producing the protein MGREVESVNKDAANGKVHVASKIAADEDYEVKECTEEDSLSQNHRSPPNVSTENDVKKPLDPANKNHLDEEDDSSLTSSAATSLRNAKSRAVTHGTAPRFRSAQRAEKRKEYYQKLEEKHQALEAERNELEQRQKEEQEAAIKQLRKNLKFKANPVPNFYYQGRPVKPELKKFPLTRPKSPKLNLSRRKSCGDAINSSGEDNPKSVSTQNRHSVGKTELKPVIVSGEASME; encoded by the exons ATGGGAAGAGAAGTTGAGTCGGTGAACAAAGATGCAGCCAACGGAAAGGTTCACGTGGCTTCCAAGATAGCTGCAGATGAGGATTATGAGGTTAAAGAATGCACTGAGGAGGATTCTCTCTCCCAGAATCATCGATCTCCTCCTAATGTAAGCACTGAG AATGATGTGAAGAAACCGTTGGACCCTGCGAACAAGAACCatttggatgaagaagatgattctTCTCTTACTTCTTC AGCTGCAACGTCGCTGAGGAATGCTAAGTCTAGAGCAGTAACTCATGGAACCGCTCCACGGTTTAGGAGTGCTCAGCGCGCTGAGAAACGCAAGGAG taCTACCAAAAGCTTGAAGAAAAACACCAAGCACTGGAAGCTGAGAGGAACGAGCTCGAACAAAGGCAAAAG GAAGAACAAGAAGCAGCCATTAAACAGCTAAGAAAAAACCTCAAGTTTAAGGCTAATCCCGTCCCTAACTTCTATTACCAAGGACGTCCCGTGAAACCAGAGCTTAAGAAG TTTCCTTTGACGCGTCCAAAGTCGCCGAAACTCAATCTCTCTAGGAGAAAGAGTTGCGGAGATGCCATTAACTCTTCTGGAGAAGATAATCCGAAGTCAGTCTCTACACAGAACCGACACAGCGTCGGCAAAACAGAGTTGAAGCCTGTGATTGTGAGTGGAGAAGCTTCCATGGAGTAA